A window of Anaerolineae bacterium genomic DNA:
CGGGCCCTTGGGCAGGTATCGCTCGGCTCGAGCGTGGTGAGGATGTTCGGGAAGCCCCGGATAGGCGACCGAGGAGACGGCGTCATGCGCGCTCAGAAACTCGGCCACTGCTTGGGCATTAGCCACGTGGCGGTCCATGCGCAGGCTCAGCGTCTCCACTCCCAGCAGCGTGACCCAGCTGTTGAAGGGGGACTGGCAGGCGCCAACGTCGCGCAGCATCTGCACTCTGGCCTTGGTGATGAAAGCCGTCTCGCCCACGTCAGCGTACACTAGCCCGTGGTAGCTGGGATCGGGCTCAGTGAAATCGGGGAACCGTCCGCTAGCCCAGTCGAAGTTGCCGCCGTCCACGATGATACCGCCGATGGTAGTGCCGTGCCCGCCGAGGAACTTGGTGGTGGAGTGAGTGACGATGTTGGCGCCCAGCTCCAAGGGCCGGCATAGGTAGGGAGTGGCGAAGGTGTTGTCAATTACCAGAGGGATTCGGTGCCGGGCAGCGATGTCCGCCACCTCCTCGAAGGGGAAGACGCTGATGTCGGGGTTGCCCAGCGTCTCGCCGTAGATGATCTTGGTGTTGGGGCGGATGGCGCGCTCGAAGGCCCCCGGATCATCGGGGTCCACCAGGGTGGCCTCGATGCCGAGGCGAGGGAAAGTGTAGAGCAGCTGACTGACCGTGCCGCCGTAGAGCTTGCAGCTGGAGACGATGTGGTCACCGGCGCGGCAGAGCGTCAGGATGGCCAGCGCCTGGGCGGCATGGCCACTGGCGGCCGCGAGGGCACCCACACCGCCCTCTAGGTCGGCGAGGCGCTGTTCCAGCACGTCAGTAGTGGGGTTCATGATGCGGGTGTAGATGTTGCCTGGCTCCTTCAGGGCGAAGAGGTCGGCCGCGTGCTGGGTGTCGCGGAACTGATAGCTGGTGGTCTGGTAGATGGGCACGGCGCGGCTGCCGGTGGTCGGTTCTGGCACCTGGCCGGCGTGCAATTGGCGGGTGTTAAAGCCGAAGCGACGTTCATCCACGGTCATGGGAATGTTGCCTCCAAAGATCTGTCGGGCTCAGGGGCCCAGAAGCGGTGTGCTAGTCCTCCAGCGTCGAGAGATCGCCTTCCGGTTGGCCCAGCGCTCGCGCCCTCAGCACTCGTCGCATGATCTTGCCGCTACGGGTCTTAGGGAGCGCATCAACGAACGTGAGAGCTTCGGGCCGAGCGATGGGACCTACCTCATGCCCCACGTGCTGGCGCAACTCCTCCATCAGCTTATCCGAGGCTTGATAGCCTTGGCGCAGCACGACGTACGTGTAGACAGCATTGCCCTTGACTTCGTGGGGCACGCCAATGGCGGCAGCCTCGGCTACGGCAGGGTGGCTCACCAGCGCGCTCTCGATCTCGGCGGTGCCCAAGCGGTAGCCCGATACCTTGAGCACGTCATCCACCCGGCCGATGATCCAGAAGTAGCCGTCCGCATCTCTCCTGGCTGAATCGCCGGTCATGTAGACACCGGGAAAGCGGCTCCAGTACTGAGACACGTACTCGTCGGGGTTGCCGTAGATGGTGCGAAGCATGGCCGGCCAGGGATTCCTGATAACCAAGTACCCCTCCTCCATCGGCGGCACCGGGTTGCCCTCCTCGTCCACCACGTCGGCCTGAATGCCGGGGAAGGGGAACGTGGCCGAGCCCGGCTTCAGGGGCAGGCACGGTAATGGGGTGATCATGAACATCCCCGTCTCCGTCTGCCACCAGGTATCCATGATGGGACAGCGCTCCTTCCCGATGACCCTGTAGTACCAACGCCAAGCCTCTGGGTTGATGGGCTCGCCCACCGAACCCAGCAAGCGCAGGCTCGACAAGTCGTGGCGGTTGGGCCAGGCCTCGCCGAAGCGCATCAGCCCACGTATGGCCGTCGGGGCAGTGTAGAGAATGGTGATGCCGTACTTCTCTACCATCTGCCACCAGCGGTTGGGGAAGGGGTGGGTGGGCGCGCCCTCGTACATGAAGCTCGTCGTGCCCAGCAGAAGCGGCCCATACACGATGTAGCTGTGGCCCGTGACCCAGCCCGGGTCCGCCGCACACCACCAGCGATCGCCGTCCTGAATGTCGAAGACGTACTTCAGGGTGGTGTACACACCGACCATGTAGCCACCGTGGGTGTGGAGGATGGCCTTGGGCTTGCCCGTAGTGCCGGAGGTGTACAGGATGTACAGCGGCTCCTCCGCATCCATTACCTCCGTCTCGCATTTGCTGTTGGCGATGGGCAAGTTCATGAGGTCGTGGTACCACAAGTCCCGGCCCGGTTCCATGTTGACTTCGAGGCCTGTCCGCCGGACCACGATGACGTGCTCCACAGTGGCACAGCGGTTCAGGGCCTCGTCCATGATTTGCTTCAGCTGGACGACCTTGCCTCGCATGTAGCCGCCATCGCAGGTGACGGCCACCCTCGACTGCGAGTCCTCGATCCGCTCTGCCAGAGCCTCGACCGAGAAGCCGCCATAGACGACGGAGTGGATGGCGCCTATCTTGGCGCAGGCGAGCATGGCGATCACCTGCTCCGGCACGCGGCCCATGTAGATGGTGACCCGATCGCCCTTTCTCACTCCCATGCTCTTGAGGACGTTGGCGAACCGGTTCACTTCGCGGTTGAGTTCGTAGTAGGCGAAGGTGCGCGTCTCGCCGTTCTCTCCCTCCCAGATGAGAGCCAGTACATTCTTGCGATATGTGTTCATGTGCCGGTCGAGACAATTGTGAACTATGTTCACCTTTGCACCGACGAACCACTTGTAGAAGGGCCTGTCAGACTCGTCCAGGACCCTCTCCCAGGGAGAGTACCACTCGAGTTCCTCCGCTCGCTCCTCCCAGAAAGCGATAGGGTCGCCATTGGCCCACCTGGCCAGTTCCTGCCAGTCTCTGACGTGCGCTCTCTCGACTACTTCGGGTGGTGGTGTGTACACTCCGCTCTCGACCTCGCCGCTTTCGGTCTCCCGCATGGCAGATTCGTGGACCACGGCTCCTACCTCCTACCTATGTAGAATGGGGGAAAGGGGCCTGAGACCTGATCCCGCCATGCGGCACTGCATAACCCAGGCGGCCTCGAGCCCGTACTCCACCGACTAACCACAGGCCGGATGCCCTGTCAAGCGTTCTCCACAACCGGGCGCATCTCGGAAACGGGCGACAGCGTATTGACGCCTGCTATGAAGGCGTCAGGATCCCCCGCTCACGGGGAGCGTCCACCGCCACCGGCCGACAGCGTATTGACGCCGGCTATGAAGGTGTTAGGTGCCCCGGACACCACGACGAACCGATCTGCAAATTGCCTACCCCGCGGGCCAGCCCGGCCGCCCATCCACCACCTCCCGTGCGCGCAGGCCTCGCGGGCCAGCCCGGCCGCCCATCCACCACCTCCCGTGCGCGCAGGCCTCGCGGGCCAGCCCGGCCGCCCGTCCACCACCTCCCGTAGGGGCGAACACAAGGTGTTCAGTATCACGACAGGGATGACAGGTATGCGGCACCGGTGCCGCGATTCGCAGCCGGACTGGAATGCACCCCCCACGACAGCCATCGGGCTTCCCTTCGCCCGTCAGTGGCTCGCGGGCACCTCGGCTTCTCCCCTCGAATGGACAGAGCTTCTGGCCCTCCAGACCACGGCCACGGCGACGAGGTAGGCCAGCCAAGACGACAGCTCCATCAGAGACGGGTCGCCATTGTAGCCAAACAGAGCCTTGAGGAAGCTGCCCACGTACCCGTTCTCGTGTAGCAGAGGATAGCTCCCGTCCGGCCTGACCGGCGGGTTGATGTCCCAGACGTGCTCCACCACGATGGGGACCACGCCCGCTTCCTGTAGCTCGTGGATCCCGTGCGCCACCAGCCCGGCGGCGAAGAGAATGAGTATGACGCTGGTCACGTTGAAGAAGGTGCGCACGTTGACCCTCATCGCCCCTCTGAAGGCAGCGTACCCCAGGACGATGGCGGCCGCCACCCCGGCCAATGCGCCCACCAGGCTGGCGCCCCCGGCGGCGAAACTGGCGGCTCCCAGGAAGATTACGGTCTCGATGCCCTCTCTGAGGATGGCGACGAACACCAGGAGCAAGAGGCCGAACCGGCGCGCCGCCGCCACCTCGGTGGCCACGCGCTCCTGGAGCTCGGCCGCCACCTGCCTCTGGCCCATCATCCACAGGATCATAGTGGTCAGGAGCGCCGCCCCCACGAGCATAGTCACGCCTTCGAACACCTGCTCCGCTGCCCCGGTGAACCCCCCGGCCAGCCATTCGAAGATGAGAGCGCCTACGGCGCTGGCGGCCAGCCCGAGGGCGACCCCCCAGTAGACCACGGGGCGGTACCGCCTCTGGCCGGTCCGATCGAGGTAGCCGAGTACGATGCCGACTACCAGAGCGGCCTCCAACGTCTCTCGGAAGGTGATGAGAAAGCTCGGAATCAAGCCGATTCCTCCTGCAACTAGGGCGACGCCGAGGTCACGGGGTAACCGGCCGCCTCCCAGGCGGCCAGCCCTCCCCGGAGGGCCTTGACGTCGCTATAGCCCCAATCTGCAAGCATCCGCGCCGCACGGGCGCTACTCTGCTCGGCAGGTCAAGTACAGATGGTGATGATCTCGGCATCGCGGGGAAGCTCACGATAGCGGTCCTCGAGCTCCGCCAAAGGGAGCGATATCGCCCCCGGGATATGCCCCCGCCGAAAGTCTTCCTCGCTGCGAACGTCTACCAAGAGAGCCTCCCCGGCGTCGTGGCGTGCCTTGGCTTCGTCCACCGATACTCGAAGCACCTCCGGGTAGGGGATGGAAGTGCCCCCCGATGTGGGCGCGGCGCCAGCTCGCGCTCCGGTGCCGGAGCTGCGGGCCAGCACTATGCCCACCACCAGCAGGACCAGCAGGCTCCCCACCGCCAGGCTCCAGGTTCCCCCCTTATCTCGTGCGCGGCGCGCCTTCGGGCGCGACCTCCTCGAACTCCGTCCGCTCAAGCGCGTCTCCTTCTCGCTCCGTCAGTGGCCGTCGCTCACGCTGCCCTCGCAGGAGCGCGTCATCGTCTGGCAGCCCCTTCCGCTGCCAATACCTCGTTCATGCTGCCGGAGCGAAACCCCTGCAGATCCAGAGCGACGTACCGGTATCCCAGCTGCTTCAGCCCCTGGACCACCGAGTGCCGCTGCTCGATCAGCCGGCCGAAGTCGGCCGGCTCCACCTCCAGCCGAGCCACGTCCCCGTGGTGCCGCACGCGTACTTGGCGCAGCCCGATCTTGCGCCGCAGTAGATCCTCCGCCTGCTCCACCTGCCGCAGCCCCTCCCCAGTGATGGACGAATGATAGGGAAAGCGCGAAGCCAGACAGGCCATGGCCGGCTTGTCCCAAGTGGGAAGACCCAGATCGCGGGAGAGCATCCTTACCTCGATCTTCGTCAGACCGGCCTCGATCAGAGGCGCTCTCGCGCCCAGCTCTTGCGCTGCCCGCATCCCCGGCCGGTGGTCGCCCAGGTCGTCCACGGTGGCACCGTAGATTACCTGGGGCAGGCCTTCCTCCCTAGCTACCTGCCACAGCTCCTCGAAGAGGTGAGTCTTGCAGAAGAAGCAGCGGTCGGGAGGATTGCGCCGGAACCGCTCATCCGTCAGTTCATCGGTGAGGATGATGCGGTGCCGGGCCCCCAGCCTGGATGCCAGCTCCCGTGCCTCCTGAAGCTCACTCGCGGGATAGGTCTCAGACTGGGCCGTGACCGCCAGCACCCCCTCCCGCCCCAGGGCCCGTAGGCTGGCTGCCAGGAGGTAAGTGCTGTCCACCCCTCCGGAGTAGGCTACCACCACTCCCCCGGTGGCCTGCAGGAGCGATAGCAGACGCTCCTGTTTGCCCTTGGCGGCACTGTCTGGAGCTCCACCGGCGCCGTCTGCCATGGAATGCCTCCGCTACCCCGCCTCGCCGAAGAGCCCGGTGCTGAGGTAGCGCTCACCGGTGTCTGGCAACACGGCCACGATCAGCTTTCCCCTGCTTTCGGGGCGGCTCGCCACTTGCAGCGCCGCCCAGGCCGCCGCCCCCGAGGAGATGCCGGCAAGGATTCCCTCCTCGCGGGCTAACCGACGGGCGGTATCGGCGGCGTCCTCTTCCTCTACCTGGATGACCTCATCCAGAAGCTCAGTGCGCAACACCTCCGGGATGAAGCCGGCCCCGATGCCCTGGATGCGGTGCGGCCCTGGGGTACCGCCGGAGATGACCGGCGACCGGGCTGGCTCCACAGCTATGGCGCGGAAGCCCGGCTTGCGAGGCTTGATCACCTCGGTCACTCCTGTCACGGTTCCCCCGGTGCCCACGCCGGACACCAGTATGTCCACCGCGCCGCCGGTATCCTCCCAGATCTCGATGGCGGTAGTCTCACGATGCACCCGGGGATTGTCCGGGTTGCGGAACTGCTGGGGCATGTAGGCATTGGCGGTGGCCTGGAGAAGGCGCTCGGCTTCGCGGATGGCGCCTCTCATGCCCTCAGACCCGGGGGTAAGCACTAGTTCCGCCCCGAAGGCACGCAGCAAGTTACGCCGCTCCACACTCATAGTCTCTGGCATGGTGAGAATGAGGCGGTAGCCTCGAGCGGCGCATACCATGGCCAATCCGATGCCGGTGTTGCCGCTGGTGGGCTCGATGACGGTGGCCCCCGGAGTCAGCTCCCCCCGCTCTTCTGCCCCGACGATCATACTCCAGGCGATGCGGTCCTTGACGCTACCACCTGGGTTGAACGACTCCAGCTTGCCCACGACCTCTGCCTCCAGGCCGCGGGCCAGCCGTGACAGACGTACCAGGGGGGTGCGTCCAATGGTAGCGGTGATGTCGTCCAGTATCCTGCCCATCTCGTGCCTCCAGAGCACTGTATCAGATGCAGTACGTGGGAGCCGCAGCGGCTTGCCGGCGGCGATAGCGGTCGGCCAGGTCGGCGAGGGTTACTGACTCCAGTACCTCCATGGCGGCCCGATGCATTCTGGCCCAGACTTCCTGCGTGACGCAGGTCTCCCACCGGCTACACTCGGCAGGGGACGCGATGCAGGCCACGGGCGGGTCGGGCCCCTCCATCACCTCGTACACCTCTCTCACGGTGATGGTCGCCGGGTCGCGCGCAAGCAGGTAGCCACCCTGAGCCCCGCGGACGCTTTGGACCAGCCCGGCGATCCGGAGGCGGCTCATGAGAGCCTCAGCGTACTTCTCCGAAAGTTCCTGGCGGCGGGCGATCTCGGCCAGGCTGAGGGGCCCCTCGTCATGGTGCAAGGCCAGCTCCAGCATGGCTCTGGTGCCGTAGCGGGTCTTGGTGGTCAGGTTCATACCCTAGTAGTCCTGTAGTCTTTGGTGGGATGATACGGGAAGCGGGCGTCCTTGTCAAGTGCGGGGGAAGCAGTCAATGGGAGGCGACAGCCACGGCCCGAGAACCCATTGAGGGCCGCCCAGGGCAGTGACTCGTTCGGCCCAGGAGCGGCGGGGCGATGCCCGAGGCCCGGCCCCGACGCATGTGGAGTCGCGGCGGTCAGGGCCGAGACAGAGGCCGGCCCTGGGCCACCACCGGGATGGCTCCGATGGTACGCTCGAGCGCACCCATGCCATACGGGCACAGGTCCAGGCCAGCCTGTCCTCACCATCGCGGTTGCGTCTGAGGCTTGGAAAGGTATCCTAGAGGGAGGGAGCACGGGCCGCGGGGCGGCCATGCGAGCCGGAGCGAGCCGAGGGAGGGAATGAGGAGCACACTGGCCTGCGTGGCACTAGCATTGGCCCTGACGGCGTGCACCAGGGCCGGCCCTCCCCCTCCGGACTTTCAGAGCACCCTGGAGGCCATCCGCATCGAGCTCACCGGGATGGCCTCCGCTGCGATGCCCATCCCGATAGCCACGCCTACCCCGGCCGTCCCCACCAGCACCGCGACGGACACGCCGGAACCCACCGCCACCGCGACGGACACCCCAGTGCCCACCGCCACCACTACGCCCACGCCTTCGCCTGAGCCCACAGCCACCCCGGTGCTATACGTCGTGCAGCAGGGGGACTACCCGGGCCTGATCGCTTCCAGATTCGGGGTCTCGGTAGAGGAGCTGATGGAAGTCAACGGCATCACCAACCCCCGGGCTCTGGCCATAGGCCAGGTGCTGATCATCCCCGGCCCGCAGGTAACGGTTACGCCCGAGTCCCAGTAGAGGTCGCGGCCACCAGTGTCAGGTCGCGTCCATCAGCCGCCTCTGTGCGCGGCAGAGGTCGTCCAGGGTCACTGCGCTGAGCTCGTTCATGAGGGACGAGGAAAGCTCGTCCCACACCGAGCGGGCTGAGCAGTTGTCAATGCGCGGGCAAGGGGCGCTCTCCTCAGCGAGGCAGGGCACGAGCGTGATCCTCTGCTCGCATACGCGCACAATGTCGGCGGCGCTGATCCGCGTCGGGTCGGAGGCCAGCCGATAGCCGCCGCCGATGCCGCGCACGCTGACCAGGAGGCCCGACTTGGCCAGATCCACAAGGACGTGGGAGAGGATGCCGTGAGGGATGTTCTGCTCCGCAGCCATTTCGTCGCGCGTCAGCTGCTCGCGCCCGTTCGCCTGGGCGATTGCCAGGGCTATCATGGCCTGTATGGCATAGCAGGTCTTTCTGGTGAGCCGTAACATTGCTTACACCTCCCCCGCCTGCTGGCTCAAGACCGACGACGACACTCTAGCGCAAGCCGCCCTCCTCATCAACTGACGCAGGCTGGTGCCTGGACTGGTAACAATTGCGCCGACGCTGCCCGACGCACAGGTTGTGTGCCTGCGCGTGGGGGCGCATCACCGGGGGCACCCGGGCCGGTGCCGGGCGCAACGTGACGGCCAGAGGGCGAGGCCGTATCATGGGCGCAATCACCGCTACCGCGGTCGCCGACGCCTATAGCGGAGGAAGCTGTGTCCGGCATCGCCGTGGTGACCGACAGCACTGCCAACGTGACACCTGAATGGGCTCGGGAGCACTCGGTCGAGGTAGTGCCGGTCTACATCTACTTCGGCGAGCAGGCCTACCGGGACGGTGTCGACATGGATGCTGCCACTTTCTACAGGCGGCTGCGCTCGGCTACCTCTCTGCCCCGCACCTCGCAGCCCTCTACCGGCGACTTCCTGGCGACCTACCGCCGCCTGAGCGCGGACTTCGACCACATCATCTCCATCCACATATCGGCCGAGCTCAGCGGCACGGTGGCAACGGCGAGGATGGCGGCGGAGCAGTTGCGGCAGGAGATGCCCGATGCAGCTCAGGTACATGTGGTGGACTCGAGGCTCACCTCGGGGGCGCAGGCACTGCTGGTGTCGGCGGCCAGCCGGGCCGTCTCCGCCGGCCGGCAGGCCACTGAGGTGGTGGAGCGGCTGAGCGATCTGATCCCCCGGATGCGGGTGGTGTTCATGCTGGCCACGATGGAGTACCTTCGGCGTGGCGGCCGAATCGGGGCAGCGGCCGCGGTGGCGGGAGCCATGCTTCAGATCAAGCCGCTGCTCCAGATCAAGGACGGCGCCATCCACGTTCTGGAGAGGGTGCGCACGGCCGGCCGGGCGCGACGCCGCTTCTACGAGCTGATCGAGAGCTGGGGCGAGGGCCGGCCGGTGCGGGCCGCGGTGGCCCACGCCGATGCCCCCGACGAGGCGCAGGAGACGGCCGAGTTCATACGCCGTCGGCTCGACTGCAGGGAGCTGATGGTGGTGGAGTTCAGCCCTGTGGTGGGTGCTCACAGTGGGCCCGGGACCCTGGGAGCAGCTCTGTACGCGGATCCCGAGGACCTGGCAAGCCCACCCGGTTAGAACAGACCCCGCACTACCAGCATGAAGCCGAAGACGGCCAGGGGGATGCCCACGACGGCTCCCACGATGGTGGCTGACAGCAGCACCCCGAGGATCATCAGCAGCACCCCCAGGACGATGGCCAGCAGCCGCCCAGTGACCTGGATGATGCCGGCCACCAGGCGCCACAGGGCCACGAAGGGCCAGAGAAACCATGAAGTCCCTGACATCGCCACCTCCGCCAATCCAACGCTCTTCATCAGCAATCTACCATTGCCCTGGGCGAATGTGAAGGGCGGCCAGCAGGACCGCGATCGGACGCGGGCGGTCAGAGGCACCGACCGAGGGCCTGCTGCCAGCGTTGAGCCTGTGCCCATCGGGCCCGGCGCCCGTGCCCAACCGGGGCGAGCGGCAGGTGGTGCGGGTGGCAAAGCCGGGCGTCCCGATGGCCGCCGAGCGGCGGCTCCCACGGCGCTTGCGTCCCCCGATGCCGAGCACGCTAGCCAGCTGAGAACCGAGGCTCCCTCACCACCACCGTCCCCCCGTGCCACTCGCTGGCGTTGGCGCCACCATAGCGGGCGTTGTCGCCGAAGCAGAAGTGACAGGTGCCCCGCACCGCCTCGTCCTCCATGATGACCCCCGAAGGCCGAGCTCCCGCATTGCCCCCGATACCCACCTCGGCTAGGAGGCGGTTGGCCTCCGCCGCGGCAAAGTGGCGCTGCATCGCGTCCACGTACATTCGGAACAGCCGGTCGGATTCGTCTGCGCACCGAAGGGCCACGATACGGCCCCCGTCAAGCCGCACCTCGATGGGCGCCGACACCAGGCCGTAGAACACGCTCAGATCGGCCACGATCCGGCCCTCGGCTGAGCCCTCCACCGGGGCGGTGAGCACCTCCGTATGACCGCAGATCATCCAATGCCGGGCACGGAAGGTCAGGTCGGTGCCGCCGGGGGCGGTGACGCGCACAGGCGCATCGGCCGGCAGCCTGTCCCTGAGGCTTTCGAGGTGGGCCCAATCCTCTCGCGGATCCGAGCTGTACACGCGGAGGAAGCTCTCGGGGGCGATCACGGTGTCCACGAAGAGAGGCGAGGGACGAACGCTCAGGGAGGGCTGGCCATCGCGCATGACGAAGAGCCGCGCCACTCCCTGTCGGCTCCACATGCCGGGGGACAGGAGCACGATGAGGCCGATGTTCCCGTCGTCGAAGGCGTCCAGCGCTGCATCCGGCAGGCTAGAAGCATCGTCGGGAACAGGGATGAGCTGGTGCTGGCAGTCCCGCGCCACCAACCCTTGCGCCATCGCTTGGGCCAGGGTCGCCTTCTCCTCGGGGTACACGATGGCGACCCGGCGACCCGGGGGAGCGCGCAGGTGGTAGTCGAGTATGTTGGCAACCACACGCTGCATCATGTCCTGGCTCGGGGGATCTCACCGCAGAGATCGCAGAGACCGCCGAGAAGAACAAGGAGAAAGCCAGAGAACAGGCACGAGCCATGAGGCGGGGCAGGCTGGCCCTGATGCATCTGGCGCAGCGCCACGCCCATCTGAAGAACGCTAGACCCTGCCCTTGCCCTTCTCTGCGCTCTCTGCGATCTCTGCGGTGAGTCCCTCTGCCTCTACAAGCCCCTGAGGATGTTGCCCAGGGCTAGCAGGACGAAGCCGGCCGTGACCAGCCAGAAGGACGCCTCGGCCCCCAGACCCACGTCCACTAGCCGGGTGGCCACTCCCGCCAGTGCCAGCAGTAGAGATAGGTTCCACGTAACCCTTTTGGGCGGGCTTAGCTGCATCGCTGCCTCCTCAGTATCGGTGACATCCACGGGTCAGTTGACAGCGACATATGTGTGCATCGCCGTCGAGCTAGCTCTCAGGAGCCTCCGCCGAGGGGAGCTGCGCCTTCCCGGCGGCTGCTTTGAGAGAGAGCAGCTCGGCCTCGATCTCCAGGTCGGTCTCGCCGCGCTCCAGCGCCTCCAGGCGCGACTCCGCCGAGGCAGCCAACATCTCGCCCCGGGCGGCCACCTGGGCCTCCTTCTCCCGGATGCGGCGCTCCATTCGCTCGATCTGGCTGCTGGGGTCGTAGACCGAAACGCTGCCCAGGGCCTGTTCGGTTGTGCGCTGGATGTGTTCCTGAGCCCGAGCGGCACGATACCGGGCCAGAAGGGAGTCCCGGTTGCTCCTGAGCTCGGCGTAGCGAGACTCGAGCAGGGCCAGCTCCGACTTGAGCTTGTTGATGATCGGTTCTTGAGCTGCCAGCATGCGCTCCTGAG
This region includes:
- a CDS encoding high-affinity iron transporter produces the protein MPSFLITFRETLEAALVVGIVLGYLDRTGQRRYRPVVYWGVALGLAASAVGALIFEWLAGGFTGAAEQVFEGVTMLVGAALLTTMILWMMGQRQVAAELQERVATEVAAARRFGLLLLVFVAILREGIETVIFLGAASFAAGGASLVGALAGVAAAIVLGYAAFRGAMRVNVRTFFNVTSVILILFAAGLVAHGIHELQEAGVVPIVVEHVWDINPPVRPDGSYPLLHENGYVGSFLKALFGYNGDPSLMELSSWLAYLVAVAVVWRARSSVHSRGEAEVPASH
- a CDS encoding Rrf2 family transcriptional regulator, which produces MLRLTRKTCYAIQAMIALAIAQANGREQLTRDEMAAEQNIPHGILSHVLVDLAKSGLLVSVRGIGGGYRLASDPTRISAADIVRVCEQRITLVPCLAEESAPCPRIDNCSARSVWDELSSSLMNELSAVTLDDLCRAQRRLMDAT
- a CDS encoding DegV family protein is translated as MSGIAVVTDSTANVTPEWAREHSVEVVPVYIYFGEQAYRDGVDMDAATFYRRLRSATSLPRTSQPSTGDFLATYRRLSADFDHIISIHISAELSGTVATARMAAEQLRQEMPDAAQVHVVDSRLTSGAQALLVSAASRAVSAGRQATEVVERLSDLIPRMRVVFMLATMEYLRRGGRIGAAAAVAGAMLQIKPLLQIKDGAIHVLERVRTAGRARRRFYELIESWGEGRPVRAAVAHADAPDEAQETAEFIRRRLDCRELMVVEFSPVVGAHSGPGTLGAALYADPEDLASPPG
- a CDS encoding LysM peptidoglycan-binding domain-containing protein, whose product is MRSTLACVALALALTACTRAGPPPPDFQSTLEAIRIELTGMASAAMPIPIATPTPAVPTSTATDTPEPTATATDTPVPTATTTPTPSPEPTATPVLYVVQQGDYPGLIASRFGVSVEELMEVNGITNPRALAIGQVLIIPGPQVTVTPESQ
- the cysK gene encoding cysteine synthase A; the encoded protein is MGRILDDITATIGRTPLVRLSRLARGLEAEVVGKLESFNPGGSVKDRIAWSMIVGAEERGELTPGATVIEPTSGNTGIGLAMVCAARGYRLILTMPETMSVERRNLLRAFGAELVLTPGSEGMRGAIREAERLLQATANAYMPQQFRNPDNPRVHRETTAIEIWEDTGGAVDILVSGVGTGGTVTGVTEVIKPRKPGFRAIAVEPARSPVISGGTPGPHRIQGIGAGFIPEVLRTELLDEVIQVEEEDAADTARRLAREEGILAGISSGAAAWAALQVASRPESRGKLIVAVLPDTGERYLSTGLFGEAG
- a CDS encoding O-acetylhomoserine aminocarboxypropyltransferase/cysteine synthase, translated to MTVDERRFGFNTRQLHAGQVPEPTTGSRAVPIYQTTSYQFRDTQHAADLFALKEPGNIYTRIMNPTTDVLEQRLADLEGGVGALAAASGHAAQALAILTLCRAGDHIVSSCKLYGGTVSQLLYTFPRLGIEATLVDPDDPGAFERAIRPNTKIIYGETLGNPDISVFPFEEVADIAARHRIPLVIDNTFATPYLCRPLELGANIVTHSTTKFLGGHGTTIGGIIVDGGNFDWASGRFPDFTEPDPSYHGLVYADVGETAFITKARVQMLRDVGACQSPFNSWVTLLGVETLSLRMDRHVANAQAVAEFLSAHDAVSSVAYPGLPEHPHHARAERYLPKGPGAIIGFDIVGGMEAGRRFIEGLKLFSHLANVGDAKSLAIHPASTTHSQLSEEEMRRAGVTPSFVRLSVGLEDIEDILWDLDQALEGAVRGREGETGR
- a CDS encoding rhodanese-like domain-containing protein, yielding MSGRSSRRSRPKARRARDKGGTWSLAVGSLLVLLVVGIVLARSSGTGARAGAAPTSGGTSIPYPEVLRVSVDEAKARHDAGEALLVDVRSEEDFRRGHIPGAISLPLAELEDRYRELPRDAEIITICT
- a CDS encoding Rrf2 family transcriptional regulator; the encoded protein is MNLTTKTRYGTRAMLELALHHDEGPLSLAEIARRQELSEKYAEALMSRLRIAGLVQSVRGAQGGYLLARDPATITVREVYEVMEGPDPPVACIASPAECSRWETCVTQEVWARMHRAAMEVLESVTLADLADRYRRRQAAAAPTYCI
- the larE gene encoding ATP-dependent sacrificial sulfur transferase LarE, producing the protein MADGAGGAPDSAAKGKQERLLSLLQATGGVVVAYSGGVDSTYLLAASLRALGREGVLAVTAQSETYPASELQEARELASRLGARHRIILTDELTDERFRRNPPDRCFFCKTHLFEELWQVAREEGLPQVIYGATVDDLGDHRPGMRAAQELGARAPLIEAGLTKIEVRMLSRDLGLPTWDKPAMACLASRFPYHSSITGEGLRQVEQAEDLLRRKIGLRQVRVRHHGDVARLEVEPADFGRLIEQRHSVVQGLKQLGYRYVALDLQGFRSGSMNEVLAAEGAARR
- a CDS encoding PspA/IM30 family protein encodes the protein MSVLNRITTLIRANINDALDRAENPEVMLDQILRDMYDGIREAREQVVEAVAQQKLVQRDLEQARELAEKWRRNAELAVAQGDDALARECLVRKRDYETNAQAQERMLAAQEPIINKLKSELALLESRYAELRSNRDSLLARYRAARAQEHIQRTTEQALGSVSVYDPSSQIERMERRIREKEAQVAARGEMLAASAESRLEALERGETDLEIEAELLSLKAAAGKAQLPSAEAPES
- the acs gene encoding acetate--CoA ligase: MRETESGEVESGVYTPPPEVVERAHVRDWQELARWANGDPIAFWEERAEELEWYSPWERVLDESDRPFYKWFVGAKVNIVHNCLDRHMNTYRKNVLALIWEGENGETRTFAYYELNREVNRFANVLKSMGVRKGDRVTIYMGRVPEQVIAMLACAKIGAIHSVVYGGFSVEALAERIEDSQSRVAVTCDGGYMRGKVVQLKQIMDEALNRCATVEHVIVVRRTGLEVNMEPGRDLWYHDLMNLPIANSKCETEVMDAEEPLYILYTSGTTGKPKAILHTHGGYMVGVYTTLKYVFDIQDGDRWWCAADPGWVTGHSYIVYGPLLLGTTSFMYEGAPTHPFPNRWWQMVEKYGITILYTAPTAIRGLMRFGEAWPNRHDLSSLRLLGSVGEPINPEAWRWYYRVIGKERCPIMDTWWQTETGMFMITPLPCLPLKPGSATFPFPGIQADVVDEEGNPVPPMEEGYLVIRNPWPAMLRTIYGNPDEYVSQYWSRFPGVYMTGDSARRDADGYFWIIGRVDDVLKVSGYRLGTAEIESALVSHPAVAEAAAIGVPHEVKGNAVYTYVVLRQGYQASDKLMEELRQHVGHEVGPIARPEALTFVDALPKTRSGKIMRRVLRARALGQPEGDLSTLED